TGCCTCTGTAAGTGATCTCCCAAATGAAAAGGACATATATTTCTCCATATTTAGAGCAACTTCCTAGAGATTTGATTATTATTTATGGTTATCTTTAGAGATTATTTATGGTTACCTTTCCTAAACACATGACAGCAATATCTCTGAAGTGATTCGTATGCCTGACAGCGCTACAAATACAAAGCAGGTAAAGGCCAACTGATACatactagagccatgatggcgaaccaacggcacgcatgccacaggtggcatgcggagccatatctgtcagTATGCAagtattgccctagctcagctccagcacacatgtgcgcgccgtccagctgatttttgggccttccccaccaccccctggaggccagaaatggtccatttcccaacttccggtgggaccagaaggcccgttttcatcctcccccaggctcctagaaagcctctggagaggAATTACCATTACATATGGTGATGTACAGAAAAATTaagaaaagcaagcaaacaataGTTTGCCCGCTTGCTATATtagggtaaaaaaaaagatttatcatGAACCAGGATCTTGGGGAGAGGGGATGCAAGCAACCACACTTGGTAGGATTCTTTTTTGCCAAGGGTTCAGGACACCTTACTGGcattctaaatctaaatctaaacttCAATTTTGCACAGGCTCATATTATCATTGGCTCTAACGGTTTCCAAcattacaatataaaaaaatacattcataatgtacatagtagcaatagcatttagacttatatactgcttcacagtgctttacagccctctctaagtgattttacagagtcagcctattgcccccaacaatctgggtcctcattttatccacctcagaaggatgaaagcctgcgtcaaccttgagcctggtgagatttgaactgccaaattgcaagcagcaggcaggcagcagaagtagcctttctaatcactgcgccaccacggctcttaataaTGGCTCTTAGTAACTTGAGGTATGTCAGTATATTAAGATGTTTACTGTTctaattttgatgtgaaaatctgAAAAGTTGCCATTTAATCATTAACATCCTATTCAATTATCAAAATGGTTCACTTTCCAGAACATTGCTAAAAAGTCCAtcccatcttcctttttttttcttttttcttttttgttattttattttttctagtcCTAGGGCACAAATCCACCTTGTGTGTGGAAAACTGACCTGAGCATGCTACATCACAAATGGCCTTTGATAAGGCATTGTTTTCTTTACACCACAAACCACTGTTAATATGGAAGATGCCATAGTCTTTGGTGCCACCTTTGTGCCGATCAATGGTTTTGGTGTCAAAGCCAGTTTCATAAAATGCCATGCAGATCCCTACAAAGAAGAGAAATCAGAGAGGTTCCTCAGGagttcattttacaaccttccactCATTCTGACTTTCTCAATATTCCAAAATGTAACCAAGAGGCAAGATCCAGCCTAGAGGCCTCGATATGAAACATGTGTCTGCAGAGTGTTAAACTATTTTCATCCCAATATTCTACAAGCATTCCATGACTCTGTCTGTGTTCATGGGACTTCAGTCATGCCAAGGTACCTTTGTGGAAAATGCTTTTAAGAAAATCTTACTTTCAATGTGGActctaaatttgtttttaatcttcCCACTAGACATTTTGAGACAAGCAGTTCTTCCCTCCTTTGAAAGACTGTAGGTGTGTGTTATTTAGAAACAGAGCAGAGAGGAGTAATATCAAAGGGTTATATGGAAAGCAACATCAACAGACTCTCCATGAACAGGTAATTGGAACTAATCTCTTGCTAATGATCTATGGAAAAGGCAAAATGGGCAACAAACTGGTTtacaaaaggggaaaaacattctTGGGGGTTGAATTCCATTGCCTGACCCCATTCAAAGCAGAATTGCTGAGGGCTGGTAGAAAGCCTGCCCAATTTTGCAGTGCttaccatttattttttatttatttttatttatttattttgtcacaacaatatacataagcatcacacaaaaaattatatagtatatatatatatatatattttctgaggttttcgcgggtgtttgtatgtaggtctttggttattcgggttttctcccgcgtaaaattggaagtgtcttggcgacgttcaagtctcattcgtcatcttcaggcttcagcttcgtgctttgctcccagaagcacgaagctgaagcctgaagatgacgaatgagacttcgttgaaatgtcgccaagacacttccaattttacgtgggagaaaacccgaatatatatatatataaatatatatatatgaaggtatATaagcaggaactcggtatgcctagtttaatgaaaagaaggactagggaagacatgatagcagtgttccaatatctcaggggttgccacaaagaagagggagtcaaactattctccaaagcacctgagagtagaacaagaagcaatgggtggaaactaatcaaggagagaagcaacctagaactaaggagaaatttcctgacagttagaacaattaatcagtggaacaacttgcctgcagaagttgtaaatgctccaacactggaaattttaagaaaatgttggatagccatttgactgaaatggtgtagagtttcctgcctgggcagggggttggactagaagacctccaaggtcccttccaactctgatattattattattaagaagaagaagaagaagaaaaacaataggacaggaacagtaggcacgtttgtgcttatacatgctcttatacatgccccttatgATATTTACTTAGAAACAATTCCCTTTCCTTTCAAACTTGGCATTGAAAATCATGTTATATCTTTATCTAGAGTTCCAATTCAACTCCCTTTGATTTCTTCAAATGTGAGTGCAGCTGTAGGCAAGGAAAGGTGCTCAAATTAGTTGGAGTAGCCCCACTAAGGTTAAGTTCTTTAGGCATAAAGAACATTGGGAAGAGAGTTTAACAATTGTTCTGAGCCAGGGAGTCTACTGAGCTGTTACTCGTAGACATATTATAGAGCAAAACAATGGATTCTTGTAGATAAAAATGACAGTCAGCGTGTATACATGTTAAGGTGTTGGACTGGGACAGGGAGCCCAAAGTTGAACCTCAACTCATGTATGCAGCTcattaggtgaccttgggccagttactgtTCAGTCTCATCCATCTCACACAGTTGTCATTTGTGAAGACAACATGAAAGTTTCTCCTCTATGTGCACTAATTTAAGAACTCAGAAGAAAAATGAGATCTACTGGAAAGGTAACAAATTctaccaataataataacaacagtaaaATTATTTAGGAAAGATCACACGTTGTTTGTTTCTTGTCTTCCACAGCTAATGACTTTTCTGCCGTCAGCTTTGTTTTGGTGTTTTTCAGTCTTTGCCAAATCTCTAGGTTATCAAATATCATGGTTATCAGTCATCAGTCCATAAAGAAATCAATCAAATGAATCTAGCAATACTAGAAGGCACacactagacccatgatggcgaaactatggcacacgtgccacaagtGGCAGGCAGTGTCTTCTCTACAGGCACGCAAGCCTGTAgagctcagctccaccgtgcatgtgcgtgcacctcCCAGTGGCCAGCTAGTTTTCAGGACTCTGCTGTGagggtgggggcagggcacatgcaggagatgtgcgtgcatgcacggggttgcatgcgcatgtgcgtgGTGAAATGCACAGGGGTGGTCGtccatgcattgcattatgagtgtgtgtgtgcgcacacgctTTCGACATGTAATGACAAAAAGCCATCACCGCACTAGACTGTATATGCCTAGAAGGAAATGTAGTGACTGATATAGAACATCCAAGATTAAATCATTTTCCCAGATTGCAATGTAGAGCATCATCCACCAGGATTTTCACATAAGAATATAATCAGAGCCCTCCTGGATCACACCAAAGGTTCATTCAGCACAAAGTTCTATATTACACAGTGGTCAACCAGATGCCCCCCAGAAACTCACAAAAAGGACATCATATCATTCCTTCTGGAAGTAAAATGGAGCTAAACTTTTTAACATTACATTAACATTAGCAGACGCTGATCATTTATTTTTGCTGAACTTGCTGAGgccttttaaaaacaatataaatcaatgATTAGACAGTATATTATGGTAACAaattctgtattttaactgtCTGGTATAAAGATGAGCTtccttttattaattaaaaaattaattttggcATTAATTTTACTGAATGAAGCTGGATGCCTACTCAATGGAATTTGTAAACAATACCCATTTATTTGAGGACCTTTTGCACTTGTGAGCTTCTAAggttttcttgacagttagaacaattaatcattggaacaacttgcctccagaagttgtgaatgctccaacactggaagttttgaagaagacagTGGACAAAAAttttctgaaacggtatagggtttcctgcctgagcagaaggttggactagaagacctccaagatcccttccaattctattctattctattctattctattctattctattctattctattctattccattccattttcattccattccattccaatattctattctattctattctattctattctattctattctattctattctattctactctattctattctatggtagTCAGCAGTCAGATCTGGCTACACCAATTTGCAAGTTCCTAGAAATTTGGTGAGCATAACCAGAAATGGGTACCTGTTAGCTTCAAGTACTGCTATTCAGATCCAGGAAAACAGAGGTATTAATCACGTGAACTTATGGGAAGAGATCTAAGAAGAAACAAGCTGGAACAAGTTCCAGAGCAAAAAAATCAGTACCTTCTTATGGAGAAAAAAACAGGAAACACTGCTTAATAAAAACTACGTTGGGAATATTTAGTGTAGGCCGTTAGTCCAACTTTCGTTACTTGAGCAATATTTTATCCAGTGAGGAACTACACTCACAACTGGCTAGGCTGTAACCTtcatatccatccatcccattCTTCTTCAACACATGAGCCAACTCACAGCGACCATAGATCTTGGTCTGTATAGTAGCCACAAAGCAAGCTAGAAGAAACGTCTGTAGGAAGAATGTCATCATCTTGGCCCTGGGATGTATGATGGGAGACAGCTGATCCTTAAATCAGAGCAAATTCTGCAGTCTTGGAAGGTCGTtccttggtgggggggagggaggcaggaaaatGGATATACAAGATTTATTGAAATAATAACATTTCAAAAGCAACAAACAGAACTGAAAATACCTTTTCTATCCtccaaaaatagaatattttctctctctagattagaatatgaaaatattttgcaaCTCAAGTATGAACCAAAGAACTGTAGAAGTACTCCCTAGCCAGCATTAGTGGTATTACTAATAAATAGTTCTGGATCAATGTCATATCCTGAAGAAATTTCCCAACTATTGTTCAGATGGATATGTTCCATGTTAATTGATGTTCAGTAACAGATAACTTCATGTGTatttagtggtgggtttcaattttttttactactggttctgtgggtgtggcttggtgggcgtggcaggggaaggatactgtaaagtctccattcccaccccactccagaagcAGCTTACTgcataatccccattccctcccgatcagctgcgacttgagaggcagagaatagatgggggcagggccagtcagaatttttactactggttctccgaactactcaaaatttgcgttctccaaaactggtcagaacctgctgaaacccatattGCTGTAAAGTATAAGTGATCCtcgtttagcaactggttcatttaTCCCCAGAAGACAAGGACTTTTAGATTGGCCGGTCTTTTCTTGAGCTTGATAGCTACACTTTGAAGAGAAAATGTGACAATGCCttaaagcagggttgtcaaactcaaggcccacaggccagatctggcccgcagggtgcttagatctggcccacagggccaccctggaaacagcgaaggaccggtcctctgccagcaaaaacaggagctcttgttttcgctggcaggaggccatcacagtcaAAAATGGAACCCAAAAACAGCGCTCTCCCTGGTCTCGCTGGAGCTGGAGACAATGGAGCCCCCAGCTCcacccaggccaccacaggtgcccctgacacaagtgatgttgagctggccacgaccacccgcccccgaggtcaaatacaaccctgatgcagccctcaatgaaattgtgttTGAAGCCTTAAAAGCTGTGGAAAAAAACATCTGAAATGACTTTTTGAAGAATAATCTTTCCCCCAAAATTAGAAGCACCAACCACAAGAATACAATGTAAGTGATCAGAAGAcacagcaaatttaaaaaaaagaataattttagaTGTAGGAAGTTATTTaatatgtaattatttttaaaggtTGGAAGTCAAGTGAAATAATTTCAAGTTTCTATAGCCATTGAAGCTGCTTTGCAGGAGAATTCCTTCATCCCAGCTACCTGAAAAATGCTCCAGGAGAGCCCAGAATTTGTAGTAGGATGTTCATATTTGATGTAGGTTACGATCAGTGTGAAGTTGATCCCTTAAGCCAGTGATATTAAGAGCATCTGTTATGAACTGTTAAGGCATATCAGGTGGATGTATTCTCTCCCCCCGACACACACCTTTATTATCCTCTTTCCTTTCAATGATGAGGCAGCGCAGGATACTGCAACTCAGGTACTTGAGGGTCTCATCCAGTCACCCCCAACCAACCCACCAAGCTCACCATCTGTAAGAAGAGAAGGCTTCTTAGGTCAATAGGTGGCACTGAAACTAGTGGGAACACACAGCCACCCTTGCTTTGTCATAGAAGCATAGTAGCTGCCCTGGGATACcagccctcttctcctcttcagaACATCTGGGGAATTCTAGAATTGCAGCAATTGTCTGGGAGTACATTTAATCAGGCTTTGATATAAACCAGGCTGCTTGCTCTCTGCAGGCTGCAAAGGGAGCAGGTGAAATTCTGCAGGATGCAACTGGGATGCTGCTAAATATTTTGCTAAAACGCTCCCTTAGGAACGCACAAGgatgaaagaataataaaatccCCCAGCGTGAGGGAATGGGTGGCAAAAATGTCAGAAATCACAGAAATGGCAACACTGACCTGATGgtcagagaaaaaaacaacaaatatttttctgaaagacTGGAAACCTTATATGGACATTTtgctaaaagaagaaagaagcaagAATTTCTAGATTTGAAGATGAATGACATCTGTTGACATGGATCAACCGAGGGGATGAAGGGACTTGTATAACATCTAAGAGGGAAGAGGGACAATAAGATTAtaaaggtagacctcgacttgctATCACAAGTGatgccaaaatttttgttgctaagtgagacattcatttagtacattttgctccatttttatgacctttcttgccaccgttgttaagtgaatcactgcagttattaagttggtaacacggttgttaagtgaatctggcttcctcattgactttacttgccagaagatcacaaaaggggatcacatgaccctgggacactgcaaccgtcataaatatgagtcagtggccaagcacctgaatttggtcacatgaccatggggatgccgcaacagtcgtacgtgtgaaaaatggctataactcacttttttcagtgacgttgtaactttgaacagtcactaaatgaactgttgtaaattgaggactatctgtaatcatcTGTTCTGCTTGCTGTGGTGCCTGATTGGTGGATATTTCCCCATTATTTTACCCCTTCCGCTCATGTCATTCACTTTCTGTAGATGGATCTTAGTGTACACATTGTTTTCAATGAGTattgcatgtatttatttatttatttatttatttattttgtcacacagtatatataagcgtaagcatgaaataactatacaatatataagcatatatataagtatgagtatgtaataactatattaattggatataacaaaaggaaacaataggacaggaacggaaggcactcttgtgctcttatgcatgcccattatagacctcttaggaatgcgcccgctgggccaactgcgcccgctgggccaactgcgcccgctgggccaactgcgcccgctgggccaactgcgcccgctgggccaactgcgcccgctgggccaactgcgcccgctgggccaactgcgcccgctgggccaactgcgcccgctgggccaactgcgcccgctgggccaactgcgcccgctgggccaactgcgcccgctgggccaactgcgcccgctgggccaactgcgcccgctgggccaactgcgcccgctgggccaactgcgcccgctgggccaactgcgcccgctgggccaactgcgcccgctgggccaactgcgcccgctgggccaactgcgcccgctgggccaactgcgcccgctgggccaactgcgcccgctgggccaactgcgcccgctgggccaactgcgcccgctgggccaactgcgcccgctgggccaactgcgcccgctgggccaactgcgcccgctgggccaactgcgcccgctgggccaactgcgcccgctgggccaactgcgcccgctgggccaactgcgcccgctgggccaactgcgcccgctgggccaactgcgcccgctgggccaactgcgcccgctgggccaactgcgcccgctgggccaactgcgcccgctgggccaactgcgcccgctgggccaactgcgcccgctgggccaactgcgcccgctgggccaactgcgcccgctgggccaactgcgcccgctgggccaactgcgcccgctgggccaactgcgcccgctgggccaactgcgcccgctgggccaactgcgcccgctgggccaactgcgcccgctgggccaactgcgcccgctgggccaactgcgcccgctgggccaactgcgcccgctgggccaactgcgcccgctgggccaactgcgcccgctgggccaactgcgcccgctgggccaactgcgcccgctgggccaactgcgcccgctgggccaactgcgcccgctgggccaactgcg
This genomic window from Ahaetulla prasina isolate Xishuangbanna chromosome 2, ASM2864084v1, whole genome shotgun sequence contains:
- the LOC131190627 gene encoding lysozyme C-1-like translates to MMTFFLQTFLLACFVATIQTKIYGRCELAHVLKKNGMDGYEGYSLASWICMAFYETGFDTKTIDRHKGGTKDYGIFHINSGLWCKENNALSKAICDVACSDLLNPDLEDDINCAKLIVQDASGMAAWKQWKKHCENQDMRKWIKGCKV